The sequence CGTCCTCGGCGGTGCCTTGGGCGGTAAGGGCGGCATCATCATCGCTTTTGCACTGGCGCTTATTATGAACGTAGGCAGCTATTGGTATTCAGATAAAATTGTTCTGCGCATGTACGGTGCACAGGAAGTAGGGCCGCACGATGCCCCTATGCTGCACCAGATTGTTGAAGAACTTGCATACAAAGCAAATATTCCTAAACCACGCATCTGTGTTATCCCAGAGCAGGCGCCGAACGCCTTTGCAACCGGACGTGACCCTGAACATGGCGTAGTGGCAGTAACACAGGGCATCATGCAGCTGCTTTCTACAGAAGAATTGAAAGGTGTGCTGGCACATGAGATTGGGCACATCACGAACCGTGATATTCTTATCCAATCTGTTGCAGGCGTTATGGCATCAGCAATCGTCAGCATCGCTAACTTTATGCAGTTTGCCGCAATTTTCGGTTTTGCAGGTGGCGACGACGAAGAAGGATCAAACCCGTTTGCTGCTTTGCTGCTTGCGTTCGTAGCGCCTATTGCCGCAAGCCTCATTCAGTTTGCTATATCCCGCTCCCGCGAATATCTTGCTGATGATACAGGCGCACAGCTTTCTGGAAACCCATTGTACTTAGCTTCCGCGCTTGAAAAGCTTAACGCATACTCACAACAGGTACCAATGCAACACGGCGGGGAAGCAACTGCCCATATGTTCATTGTAAATCCATTCAATGGCGCGAACATGGCAAAACTTTTCAGCACGCACCCACCTATTGAGGAACGTGTCAGCCGACTTCGCAACATGGCACACAGATAGCCACCGTTGCCTTGTTCAGTATCAGGGTGAAT comes from Halodesulfovibrio sp. and encodes:
- the htpX gene encoding zinc metalloprotease HtpX; translation: MTSNLKTMMLLALLSGIIIVLGGALGGKGGIIIAFALALIMNVGSYWYSDKIVLRMYGAQEVGPHDAPMLHQIVEELAYKANIPKPRICVIPEQAPNAFATGRDPEHGVVAVTQGIMQLLSTEELKGVLAHEIGHITNRDILIQSVAGVMASAIVSIANFMQFAAIFGFAGGDDEEGSNPFAALLLAFVAPIAASLIQFAISRSREYLADDTGAQLSGNPLYLASALEKLNAYSQQVPMQHGGEATAHMFIVNPFNGANMAKLFSTHPPIEERVSRLRNMAHR